TTAATCCACAGTTGCTTTCGGTTGATTCGCTTTTCTAGGTCTTTCATAGTCCAATAAACACCCTCTAATGATTCGTCTTGCAATCGTTCTAGCTCCACCTTGTCAATTAGAATTTTATCGGCCGGTATCGGAATATTAAGAGAGACATTAAGTTGTTGCATAATTACACCCCTAAAATAAACTTAAAGTTGATTAAAAGTTAAAAATTAAGACGGAATCTTGATATAATCAATATCAGTTTCGTACAAATAAGCTAGAGCGTAAATTACTAAT
The window above is part of the Virgibacillus proomii genome. Proteins encoded here:
- a CDS encoding DUF771 domain-containing protein encodes the protein MQQLNVSLNIPIPADKILIDKVELERLQDESLEGVYWTMKDLEKRINRKQLWIKDNILYPPKFKKQLEEFVYYPESQGQTWLFHARKMAKFLDRNFSEIVKEEAN